From Methylophaga thalassica:
TCTGTTAATGGCAGATTGACTGCAGTTACTACGCCAGTCAGCAGAGAATAAAACTCTGTCGCTGACTTCATTGATTCAATAACAAATAAGCTATCGCCTATATAGTAATTTTGCCCAATTACCGGTAAATGTACATGAGTAATATCGCCAAGTTGATCCTGCAAAAACTCACTAATCCCCAGTCTTAGTTCATTTCCGCCATCGAGTGGAGTCAACCATATATGCTGTGATGAGAAAAAGCGTTGATTAACATCGACCATACAAACTGTTCAACGATTTTAACCTTTGTGAAATTTCGGGACTAAACATATCCCAATTAAACTGCCAAAGCCAGTTACCCATCATTGTTCCTGGTACATTCATTCTATGTTTACCATCTAGGGACAGGATATCTTGCAATGGTAAGATCGCTAACTCTGATACCGAACGTAAGGCAGAGCGAATCAGTAGCCATGGCATAGACTCTGTTGTTTCCCCGAAGTAGGCCTGAATATGAGCTTTAGTGTGCTCATCAAGCTGCTGATACCAGCCCAGAGTGGTATTGTTATCATGTGTGCCAGTATAAGTCACACTGTCTTCACATTGCTGGTGTGGCAGATAGGGATTTGAAGCATCACCACCAAAGGCAAATTGAAGAATTTTCATGCCCGGCATTCCATATTTTTCCCGAAGCTTAGTTACTTCTTCGGTAATAATGCCTAAATCTTCCGCGACTAAAGGTAGCTCACCAAAATAGTCTAATAATTCATCAAATAACTGCTCACCGGGTGCAGGCTTCCATTCACCATCTACTGCCGTTTCACATGTTGCAGGAATTTCCCAACAAGCCTCAAACCCTCGGAAATGATCAATTCTGATTAAGTCAAAAAGTGCGAGCTGTGTTTTTAAGCGCCGTTTCCACCAATCAAAATTCTGTTGAATGTGATGTTGCCATTCATACAATGGATTACCCCAGCGCTGGCCTGTTTCAGAAAAATAATCAGGGGGAACCCCTGCAACCCGGGTAGAAGCCCCTTGCTCATCCAAGGTAAATAATAATGGCTCTGCCCAAACATCAGCACTATCATGGGCTACAAAGATAGGCATATCGCCAAATAACTTGACACCTTTCTTATTCGCATATTCTCGTAGTTGCTGCCACTGAGTGAAAAACACATATTGCTCGAAGCGACGAATCATCAATGCTTCATCGCGTTCCTGTCTTACTTTATTTAACGCGTCAGGATGCCGTTCACGGAGTTCCTGTGGCCAGTCAAACCAGGCGCGAGCCTGATTGAGATGACGAATTTCACGAAACAGCACATAATCATCAAGCCAATACTGCTGTTCACTACAAAACGAAATAAACTGCTGATTATCTTCCTCAGAAGCATTTTTCAGAAACTGACGATATGCCGTAGCCATTAAGCGCGACATTTTGGCGTCATTTAGTTTTGTCGGTTCCGCCCAGCTTTGCGATTTTAATGTCTCACGGCAAATAAACCGGTTATTACCCGCATGAGCAGACAAACACTGATATGGTGAGCCATCTTCGTGCGTTGGGCCAAGTGGTAACATCTGCCAGACAGTGCCGCCAGAAGCACAGAGAAAATCAATGAATTTAAAGGCATCTGCTCCGAGATTACCCGAAGGTAAACTCGTTATATGTAAAAGGATACCGCTTCGCCGCTTATTGAATACTTTTGCTTGATTCACTAGTTAACTTCCACGCCTCATTGTTCCCGACTGTTCCACACCAGCGCCACCATGAGAAACTACTTCAGATAATTTTTGCGGGACAACCTCACCTAACATTTGATACAGGTTAGACAAATGCAGACGATACAAACGCTCAAAATCACTCACACTATCAGCTGAGTTATAGTCGCCAAACCACCAGAACCAGTCTGAGCCTTCACAAATGGCTAGTTGCCTTTCAAGTGCCAGTTGCATTTCTGGCTCAAACTCTTTGCTTGCCATCACCTTATCAAAGGTTTTTTTCGCATCACTCAATAAGTCCCAGGCTCGGTTCTTGTCTTTATCGCCTATCCAGGTGGAGTAAGAACCATAAACCCAGCTCCCACCGACCATTTTAGGCAACTCGGCAGCTTGAACCCCATTCTCAAGACATTCAGTGAATGTGGTAAGTTCGATATCAGGATGCTCAGACAAGGTTC
This genomic window contains:
- a CDS encoding glycine cleavage system protein H — translated: MVDVNQRFFSSQHIWLTPLDGGNELRLGISEFLQDQLGDITHVHLPVIGQNYYIGDSLFVIESMKSATEFYSLLTGVVTAVNLPLTDTPQLINQDPFDTGWLCQMNVSDITHLPETLMSLTAYEAMLDG
- the malQ gene encoding 4-alpha-glucanotransferase: MNQAKVFNKRRSGILLHITSLPSGNLGADAFKFIDFLCASGGTVWQMLPLGPTHEDGSPYQCLSAHAGNNRFICRETLKSQSWAEPTKLNDAKMSRLMATAYRQFLKNASEEDNQQFISFCSEQQYWLDDYVLFREIRHLNQARAWFDWPQELRERHPDALNKVRQERDEALMIRRFEQYVFFTQWQQLREYANKKGVKLFGDMPIFVAHDSADVWAEPLLFTLDEQGASTRVAGVPPDYFSETGQRWGNPLYEWQHHIQQNFDWWKRRLKTQLALFDLIRIDHFRGFEACWEIPATCETAVDGEWKPAPGEQLFDELLDYFGELPLVAEDLGIITEEVTKLREKYGMPGMKILQFAFGGDASNPYLPHQQCEDSVTYTGTHDNNTTLGWYQQLDEHTKAHIQAYFGETTESMPWLLIRSALRSVSELAILPLQDILSLDGKHRMNVPGTMMGNWLWQFNWDMFSPEISQRLKSLNSLYGRC